Proteins from a genomic interval of Periophthalmus magnuspinnatus isolate fPerMag1 chromosome 11, fPerMag1.2.pri, whole genome shotgun sequence:
- the sf3a3 gene encoding splicing factor 3A subunit 3, with the protein MESILEQQRRYHEEKERLMDAKTKEMLHKKSTLRDQINSDHRTRAMLDRYMEVCANLRDSYEDKDGMRRDELAAISGPNEFAEFYNRLKHIKEFHRKHPNEISIPMSAEFEELFKAQENPSEEAQNLVEFTDEEGYGRYLDLHDCYLKYINLKGAEKLDYITYLSSFDQLFDIPKDRKNAEYKRYLEMLLEYLQEYTDRVKPLLDQNDLYNKVLIEFEKKWDNGTFPGWPKEASSALTHAGAHLDLSAFSSWEELASLGLDRLKSALMALGLKCGGTLEERAQRLFSTKGKSLESLDPSLFAKNPKAKGPKKDTERNKEIGFLESQVYEYVEILGEQRQLTHENVQRKQARTGEEREEEEEEQISESESEDEDNEIIYNPKNLPLGWDGKPIPYWLYKLHGLNINYNCEICGNYTYRGPKAFQRHFAEWRHAHGMRCLGIPNTAHFANVTQIEDAVSLWAKLKSQKALERWQPDTEEEYEDSIGNVVNKKTYEDLKRQGLL; encoded by the exons atggaAAGCATTTTAGAGCAACAGCGCCGCTATCATGAAGAGAAGGAGCGACTTATGGATGCGAAAACGAAAGAAATGTTGCACAAAAAGTCTACG CTTCGGGACCAAATTAATTCTGATCATCGGACAAGAGCAATGTTGGat CGGTACATGGAAGTCTGTGCAAACCTCAGAGACTCGTATGAAGACAAAGATGG GATGAGGAGGGATGAACTGGCTGCCATCTCCGGACCCAATGAGTTTGCAGAGTTCTACAACCGGCTCAAACACATCAAGGAGTTTCACAGAAAGCATCCAAATGAG ATTTCCATTCCGATGTCAGCTGAGTTTGAAGAGCTATTTAAAGCTCAGGAGAACCCCAGTGAAGAGGCTCAGA ATCTGGTGGAGTTCACAGATGAGGAGGGATATGGCCGCTACCTGGACCTGCACGACTGTTACCTGAAATACATCAACCTGAAGGGCGCCGAG AAACTGGACTATATCACCTACTTATCCTCATTCGATCAGCTCTTCGACATCCCCAAAGACAGGAAGAACGCCGaatacaaaag GTATCTGGAGATGCTGCTGGAGTATCTGCAGGAGTATACAGACAGAGTAAAGCCTTTACTGGACCAGAACGACCTGTACAACAAAGTGCTGATAGAGTTTGAGAAGAAATGGGACAATGGCACCTTCCCTGGCTGGCCT AAAGAGGCTAGCAGTGCTTTGACTCATGCCGGAGCTCATCTGGACCTTTCCGCTTTTTCGTCCTGGGAG gaATTGGCTTCCTTGGGTCTGGACAGGTTGAAGTCTGCTCTCATGGCTTTGGGTTTAAAATGTGGCGG AACTCTTGAAGAACGCGCTCAGAGATTGTTCAGCACTAAAGGCAAGTCCCTGGAATCACTGGACCCTTCTCTGTTTGCTAAGAACCCCAAAGCCAAGGGCCCAAAAAA agacacagagcgtAACAAGGAGATTGGTTTCCTTGAGTCTCAAGTTTATGAATACGTGGAGATTCTTGGA gagcagaggcagttGACTCACGAGAATGTCCAGAGAAAGCAGGCGCGcacaggggaggagagagaagaggaggaggaggagcagatcaGTGAGAGCGAAAGTGAGGACGAAGACAACGAGATCATCTACAACCCCAAGAACCTGCCACTGGGCTGGGACGGAAAG CCCATTCCATACTGGCTTTACAAACTCCATGGGCTCAACATCAACTACAACTGTGAGATCTGTGGGAACTACACATACAGAGGACCCAAGGCTTTCCAGAGACACTTTGCA GAATGGAGGCACGCTCACGGTATGCGCTGTCTGGGAATCCCCAACACAGCCCACTTTGCCAATGTCACACAGATTGAAGACGCAGTTTCTT TGTGGGCAAAGCTCAAGTCCCAGAAGGCTTTGGAAAGATGGCAGCCAGACACAGAG gAGGAGTATGAGGATTCTATTGGAAATGTGGTGAACAAGAAGACGTACGAGGATCTGAAGAGGCAGGGCTTGCTCTAG
- the maneal gene encoding glycoprotein endo-alpha-1,2-mannosidase-like protein: MTRLRRKALVALFLFTLFIFGTMMGLRTLKPSDGFSDMAPGLDFTGGEHSERRRADIKDLQAASPQSQTGNSDTKVVFTRSDREYSIFYDVHIFYYLWYGAPSMDQKYIHWDHVLVPHWDPKIAASHAQGKHSPPEDIAASFYPELGPYSSRDSTILENHMSQIEEAAAGVLVLSWYPPGVADDHGEPTEDLVPAVLDAAHRHSIKVAFHIQPYKGRTEQSMHDNIRYIIDKYGKHGAFYRLRSSTGRVLPLFYVYDSYLTPSDSWAELLTPKGSHTVRGTPYDAVFVALIVEERHKNDILASGFDGMYTYFASNGFSFGSSHQNWKAIKTFCDTNNLLFIPSVGPGYVDTAVRPWNNHNTRNRVNGRYYETSLQAALSVRPEIVTITSFNQWHEGTQIEKAVPKKTATRLYLDYLPNQPEHYLELTRQWAENFNKEKDKWLL; this comes from the exons ATGACTCGACTGCGGCGGAAGGCTCTGGTggccctcttcctcttcacccTCTTCATTTTTGGCACCATGATGGGACTGCGCACCCTCAAGCCTAGCGACGGCTTCTCCGACATGGCGCCGGGTCTAGACTTCACTGGGGGTGAGCACTCGGAACGCAGACGAGCCGATATTAAAGACCTCCAAGCCGCTTCTCCCCAATCTCAAACCGGCAACAGTGATACCAAAGTCGTATTCACCAGGTCGGACCGCGAGTACAGCATATTCTACGACGTGCATATATTTTATTACCTGTGGTATGGGGCTCCGAGCATGGACCAGAAGTATATTCACTGGGATCATGTGCTGGTGCCACACTGGGACCCTAAGATCGCGGCGAGTCATGCCCAAGGAAAGCACTCGCCTCCTGAAGACATCGCGGCCAGTTTCTACCCAGAGCTGGGGCCCTACAGCTCCAGAGATTCAACAATCCTGGAGAATCATATGTCGCAGATAGAAGAGGCTGCAGCAG GGGTGCTGGTGCTGTCCTGGTATCCTCCTGGAGTGGCAGATGACCACGGAGAACCTACAGAAGACCTGGTGCCTGCTGTTCTGGACGCTGCCCACAGACACAGCATCAAG GTGGCTTTCCACATCCAGCCATACAAGGGGCGGACGGAGCAGAGCATGCATGACAACATCAGATATATCATTGACAA ATATGGAAAACACGGCGCCTTCTACCGACTCCGTTCCAGCACAGGACGGGTCCTCCCTCTATTCTACGTCTATGACTCGTACCTCACCCCCTCTGACTCGTGGGCGGAGCTTCTGACACCCAAGGGCTCCCATACCGTTCGAGGCACGCCCTACGACGCGGTCTTTGTTGCCCTGATTGTCGAAGAACGCCATAAAAACGACATCTTAGCTAGCGGCTTCGACGGCATGTACACCTACTTTGCATCAAACGGATTTTCCTTCGGCTCCTCCCACCAGAACTGGAAAGCCATCAAGACATTTTGCGATACCAATAACCTACTATTCATTCCGAGCGTTGGGCCTGGGTACGTTGACACGGCGGTCCGGCCTTGGAATAACCACAACACGAGGAACAGGGTGAATGGGAGATATTATGAGACGTCCTTGCAAGCGGCGTTATCAGTGAGGCCTGAAATTGTGACGATAACTTCCTTCAACCAATGGCATGAAGGGACGCAGATTGAGAAGGCGGTGCCCAAAAAGACAGCCACGCGCCTGTATTTGGACTACCTACCCAACCAGCCAGAGCACTATCTAGAGCTGACACGCCAATGGGCTGAGAACTTCAACAAAGAGAAGGACAAGTGGTTACTGTGA